A single region of the Bdellovibrionales bacterium CG10_big_fil_rev_8_21_14_0_10_45_34 genome encodes:
- a CDS encoding DUF4442 domain-containing protein has product MKLPFPLNPDFEQIKQTLRLNAFSIWKIPLIFITQPRVIELSESACKLKMPLNYWTKNHLGSMYFGALSIGADCAAGLFALHIAEKRKIKISFVFASFMATFHKRPEGPVVFVCEDSIAINRLFDKAVQTKERQTELIEIRAYLEGQENKEPVASFSLGLSIKVKN; this is encoded by the coding sequence ATGAAACTTCCGTTTCCTTTAAACCCAGATTTTGAACAAATCAAACAAACGCTAAGACTGAATGCCTTCTCTATTTGGAAGATTCCGCTGATCTTTATCACCCAACCAAGAGTAATTGAACTGAGCGAGTCCGCTTGCAAACTAAAAATGCCTCTTAACTATTGGACAAAAAATCACTTAGGAAGCATGTACTTTGGAGCACTTTCGATTGGGGCCGACTGTGCCGCTGGGCTGTTCGCTCTTCATATTGCTGAAAAAAGGAAGATTAAAATTTCTTTCGTATTCGCAAGCTTCATGGCCACATTTCATAAAAGGCCCGAAGGACCCGTCGTTTTTGTATGCGAAGACTCAATTGCTATTAATAGGCTTTTCGATAAAGCAGTGCAAACCAAAGAGCGGCAAACTGAGCTCATCGAAATCAGGGCCTATTTGGAAGGCCAAGAGAATAAAGAACCAGTTGCTTCATTTAGTTTAGGATTATCAATCAAGGTTAAAAATTAA